The genomic stretch CCTGTTACCGGACAAAGGGAGGTAAATTCGGGCGCCACGAAACGGGCAAGATAATCCACATCCGGATGCGGATTCGGGACAGCCTCAAGCTGCGCGGCTTCAGGGGTCGCCGGCAGGGCGGTCTGCTGACCAAGCTGGTCAAGATTCTGGTAAATGTCCTTGCTCATTATCGGCGCTCTGTTGTCCTGACTTTCCCGGCTCTTATCACCATCCGTTGGGCAACGCATCAGCGGAATGGCTGGTAAACGTCACGCATTAGCCAACTGGCGTGGTGCATATCAGGTATCACAATAACGCACGCCGGTCAGGCGTGTGACCATACCCACCATCTCCAAAGTGGTGAAAGTTGCGTGGCAAGATAATTGCAAATCGAAGCAAAAATGAGCATGGACAAACCTGCCCTTTTTCGCCTATAGACCCGAATTCTGGCGACGGTATAGTCGTCTTCATACCTGCCTCATAGCGGTATGCCCAGGTAGCTCAGTTGGTAGAGCAACGGATTGAAAATCCGTGTGTCGGTGGTTCGATTCCGCCCCTGGGCACCATATTGAAATTTTTCCACATCCTAAATTGTCCAAAATGTCAATAAATTCATATACCTTAGCCAAATCGTTGTCCAACGCGGCTTGGGGGCATCCTGTACAATCCGGCCGAATTGGGGGTATATTTGGGGGCATTGTTTAGGATACACCTACCGAGATACCCCCAAATGACGCTTACTGACCGCCAAATTCGAGCCGCCAAACCCAAAGAAAAACCATATAAGTTAGCGGATGGCGGCGGGCTTTACCTTCAGGTTGCCGTTTCCGGCTCCAAGCTCTGGCGCATGAAGTACCGGTACGGCGGAAAGGAGAAGTTGCTTTCCTTCGGACCTTATCCGCACAGGACGCTTCAGTCAGCCAGACGGGCACGCGACGAAGCCCGACAGCATGTTGTCGAAGGTCGAGACCCGGGTGAAATAAAGAAGCAACAAGCAGAAGAGACGAACCGCCAAACCGAACACAGCTTTGCCAAGCTGGCGTCTCTCTATCTCGACAAACAGCACAAAGAGGGCCGTGCGGCCAGCACAATATCCAAGAACGAATGGCTTCTGGCTATGGCCACGAACGACTTTGGCAAAACGCCGGTGTCTGAAATCAAGGCTTCGCTTATCCTATCAACCCTGAAGCGTGTCGAGGCCCGTGGCACCTTGGAGACTGCAAACCGGCTCAGGTCGGTAATAGGCACTGTCTTGCGCTATGGTATCGCACTGGGATGGCTCGAGGCTGACCCCACGCCGGGCCTGAAAGGCGCAATCAGCCGCCCGCCCAGGAACCACCGTGCCGCGATAACCGATCCTGATCAATTTGGGGCGCTGCTCCGTACGATAGACCACTTCGAGGGGCAGCGAACTACACAGATAGCGCTTCAGCTTCTCGCGCTACTATACCCACGACCGGGCGAATTGCGGCTCGCTCATTGGGCCGAATTCGACCTTGAAGCACGTGTCTGGCAGATACCCGCCGAGCGAATGAAGATGCGTCGCCCCCACCGTGTGCCCCTACAGACGGATGCGGTGGCATTGTTGCAAGAGCTAAAAATGCTTTCAGGCAATTACCAGTTCATTCTACCCTCAATACGGTCATGGAAGCGCCCCATGAGCGACAACACTATCAACGCCGCTCTAAGACGGATGGGCTACAGCAAAGACGAAATGACGGCACACGGCTTTCGTGCGACCTTTTCAACGCTCGCGAATGAAAGCGGCCTCTGGCATCCGGACGCAATTGAGCGGGCATTAGCCCATGTCGAAGGAAACGATGTTCGCCGCGCCTACGACCGCAGTGAGCACTGGGAAGAGCGTGTGCGCATGGCGGAATGGTGGGCAACAGAAATCCAGAAACTGAAACGCCTTCAGAGTTGAGCGCCAATACATACTTCAAAATCCCGCAGTCAGCCACTTCTCGCCATTCAGTTTGCAAAGTCGTCGAGGAATTCAGACGCCGGCCTCGTGCCAGTGATCAGCAATCGCTCTCTGGCCCTCGTGCAGGCCACATACAGCAGATGCCGCTCGGTGTCATAAACCTCATCAAGGTCCTTTTCGTCCACCGCCTGCTCGATCCGGGATTGCAGTGGCATGGCTTCTTCATCGCATGCCATGACCGCCACCACCTTGAACTCCAGACCTTTTGCCAGGTGCATAATACCAACCGCTACGCGCTCTGCCGTATCCCGTTCGGAGCCGCTAAGGGTTTCGATCTCCAGGCCGGCTTTGGCCACCGCATCACGGGCACGGGAAAGGCGGTCCCGATCGCGGACAAAAACGCCGATTTCGTGCGCCTCGATGCCCTCCGCGACACACTCTTCTAGCCATTTGGCAACAGCCGCAATTTCCGCCTCCTGATCATCCAGCTTCATGACCTGCGGCGCCGGGCCGTTGAACAGAGATACGGTCCCCTTGCGGCGGGACGTGATCCCGTCAAGGTCACTCATCGCTTCCGGCAGGAGCTTGTCCGCGGCCTTCCGGATCTGGTGGCTGGTCCGGTAATTCACCGTGAGCGTGGCCGACCGACCGCGAACATCGATTCCAAGTTGCTTCCAGGAGAATGGATGTTGGAATATCTGTTGGCCGAGATCGCCGGCGAAAAAGAGATCATTGTTTCCCGGATCTGAGATCGCTGCAAAAAAGCGAAGTTCCGGCGGGCCGAGATCTTGCGCCTCATCGATCACGATTGCCGAATATGGTTTGTCACTTTTGTCCTGATACAGATTCGTGACTTCCTCGAATAACATGGCGCTGGTCTTCATGCCCCGCTGCGTCAGTTGTTGACGTGTAGCTTCAAATGCTGGCCAAAGGATCTCTCGCTGTTTCCGGCCGATACGGCTGCGGCGGCCAGTCCTGCTGACATCCAGATATTCTTCCAGACTGCCGAGTTGCCAGCCGTCGATCACATCGCGCCACTCTGTCCAGAGAAACGCATCTGAGAAGTCGGAAAAATGCTCTGTGTGCTTTGCGAGTATACGGCGCTGGTCCGCCTCTTTCGCCAGATAAGGTTCCCGGCCATGGTGCAAGGTGTAGAGTTCTGATGCGGCATCCACAAAGGAAGCGACGTGCATCGCGGGCACGGTGCTCCGCTCGTCGCCAGTCATGATCCCGATCTTGCGCTTCAGGGCGGTTGCGAGTGGCCGCGAGAAGGTGGACAGCAAGACTTTGCCGTCAGGCTTTTCTGAAAGCCACTTGGCGCGATGCAGGGCGACAACTGTCTTGCCTGTTCCGGCAGACCCGCCAATCCGTGCCGGACCTGTATAATCGCGATAGGCATAGGCATGCTGCGAAGGATGTAGAAAGACGGTCCATCGATCCCATGGATAGTTGAGCGCTGTCTCCAGTTCTTCGCGTCCCTCGACAAAACGGAACCGGCGTTGCGCATCCGGGTGCAGTGCCTCGTCGGCCTCTTCAGGCTCGATCGCAGGCATCTGGGGCGTCTCGCCGATGGCCAGCGCCAAAACCGCTTCCTGAGCTTCCTGGGGAAGATGGGAGGCAAGGTCGAGCAGCTGGTCCGTATCGGCCTTGCGCAGGCGTTTCAGCCAGCTTGGCGGTACGCCATATTGCAATAGATCATCATCGGAACATTCGGCGAGCGGCAGAACTGGTTGCTGGATCAGGTGATCCGGAATGGTTGCAAGATCCTGCGCCGGCGGTTGCTCGACGCGTTCCTCGATCTCCACAATCTGCAGGGCGCGGGTGGTCGGGTGCGTTTCAAAGACCCGCCGCTCGGCCCAGGCATAGGCTTCGTCATGATGGTCAACATAACAAAGCACCATGCGGTCGCCGGCCTTGTGCACGATCAGGCGGATATCCCGGCTCGCACGGACAGACCAGAACCCCTCATCACGCGATTTATCTATGCGATGGAATGATTTGCCCTTACCGGTCGGGTCCATCTGCAAATCAAGCGCCGTGAGCTTCGCGGCCTTCTGGGACTGGTTGTCCAGCTTGGCGACGGCTTTAACGAAGGTATCGGCGATGAGGAAGTTCATGACCCGTAATTGCGTACTCATATTAAAAGGAAGCATAGAGTGGCACTGGACCACTCTCTTTCGAATACGTCCAAATTATCTTTTTGAAGATACAATTTCTCAAACCTTGACACGAGTTATCCGTCATTTTCGTCCCAATCTTCAAATTGGGCTTCATCAGCCATCGGCCGGTTCCAGTCATTTTCCCGTTCCGGTTGGACATGGCACCAGCCTTCAGACGGAATTCGTTCCAGCATTGCCAATGCATGAAAGAGTTTGCCTCTATTGAACGAAAATAAAAGATGTTCCTTCAGTCGGTCCTGCTTGTCCTGATGAGAAGAGTACCACATGCCAGACAGCACAAGAGGAAGCCTGGGACGATGCTGTCTTTCGACATCGCGTACTATCATATCCCACACACGCTGCCAATAAATTCCCGCGGGAGCTGATCGCCCATCCTCCTTGAGCCAGGCCAGATAGGCGTCAATCAGATTTTCAATGTGTTCATTGCCTGGCTCCATTTTGGTCACACGCTAAAAACTTTCATCACTTCATCGCCATAGTGGTTGATCACCTTCACTGCGATCCTGCCGCTTTCCGGCCGCGGGAATGGGCGGGACGTGTCTCGCCTCAGCGTCTCCCAGGCCTCTTCGTCGATCTCGGCCTTCAAGGCCGACTTCAGCGATTTGTACGGATCATTGCCGCCGAGGAAATAGGCGTGGCGGACGAAGAAGCTTTCTTCGTTGTAGTCGGTGTCGATGAACCAGGCGGCGATGTCGTCGGTCTCGCCGGAGCGGATCTCGCCGGTGGCGGGGACGAAGATGTCCATGCCGTGGATCTGGACCTGCAACTCGTCGCCGGTCTCGATGATATCGACATCCGGCTCGCCGATGACCATGAACAGATTGGCGTTCTTGTCGCGGCGCAGATCCTCGGCCATGTGCAAATCGGGATTCATCTTGGCCTTGATGATGTTGAGCGGGCCGAGCTTGGTCACGTCGCTGGCATGGGCGTCATAGCCGAAGGCGCAGGTGATGAGGATGTCGAAGCGCGCCTCCGAGGCTTCGCGCGCCGCGGCCATGATGTCGGTGCGGTGGAGGGTG from Parvularcula sp. IMCC14364 encodes the following:
- a CDS encoding integrase arm-type DNA-binding domain-containing protein, coding for MTLTDRQIRAAKPKEKPYKLADGGGLYLQVAVSGSKLWRMKYRYGGKEKLLSFGPYPHRTLQSARRARDEARQHVVEGRDPGEIKKQQAEETNRQTEHSFAKLASLYLDKQHKEGRAASTISKNEWLLAMATNDFGKTPVSEIKASLILSTLKRVEARGTLETANRLRSVIGTVLRYGIALGWLEADPTPGLKGAISRPPRNHRAAITDPDQFGALLRTIDHFEGQRTTQIALQLLALLYPRPGELRLAHWAEFDLEARVWQIPAERMKMRRPHRVPLQTDAVALLQELKMLSGNYQFILPSIRSWKRPMSDNTINAALRRMGYSKDEMTAHGFRATFSTLANESGLWHPDAIERALAHVEGNDVRRAYDRSEHWEERVRMAEWWATEIQKLKRLQS
- a CDS encoding 3'-5' exonuclease — its product is MNFLIADTFVKAVAKLDNQSQKAAKLTALDLQMDPTGKGKSFHRIDKSRDEGFWSVRASRDIRLIVHKAGDRMVLCYVDHHDEAYAWAERRVFETHPTTRALQIVEIEERVEQPPAQDLATIPDHLIQQPVLPLAECSDDDLLQYGVPPSWLKRLRKADTDQLLDLASHLPQEAQEAVLALAIGETPQMPAIEPEEADEALHPDAQRRFRFVEGREELETALNYPWDRWTVFLHPSQHAYAYRDYTGPARIGGSAGTGKTVVALHRAKWLSEKPDGKVLLSTFSRPLATALKRKIGIMTGDERSTVPAMHVASFVDAASELYTLHHGREPYLAKEADQRRILAKHTEHFSDFSDAFLWTEWRDVIDGWQLGSLEEYLDVSRTGRRSRIGRKQREILWPAFEATRQQLTQRGMKTSAMLFEEVTNLYQDKSDKPYSAIVIDEAQDLGPPELRFFAAISDPGNNDLFFAGDLGQQIFQHPFSWKQLGIDVRGRSATLTVNYRTSHQIRKAADKLLPEAMSDLDGITSRRKGTVSLFNGPAPQVMKLDDQEAEIAAVAKWLEECVAEGIEAHEIGVFVRDRDRLSRARDAVAKAGLEIETLSGSERDTAERVAVGIMHLAKGLEFKVVAVMACDEEAMPLQSRIEQAVDEKDLDEVYDTERHLLYVACTRARERLLITGTRPASEFLDDFAN